One genomic region from Antedon mediterranea chromosome 3, ecAntMedi1.1, whole genome shotgun sequence encodes:
- the LOC140043417 gene encoding uncharacterized protein: MLTEISPAVSMCTITQLMLNFNSIETLGTGKIGTNATEEVMLSQNNISSIGKANFKGMTKLKVLMIAHNNISSIDDYAFDDSNLSAIYLYGNQLSNISQFAFKMTEEKQQAYLYIHDNPIYTIDEDSFASFTIVYLSCEQLHKLPNSVGQNVIATCAYDGINITLEGLSNAKHEKQSIIYISGIECPGDDQTECTFCQRGTFGNKDEHAVCLKCPPGGYYQDMLGFVKTGNYTTDCKRCPNGTFSTEAGASSMSNCLACPLGTQTDSCAGLNACDCSSMFHRFERFGECIPCPSEGVDCSGGYQQLQNGYWWSWNFTNSIFYGNHSGSPAAEYDEFINGLNNSTFDVSYPEELKNVKYNGSIPSVHRCPRPKSCISNGTLAACAEGYEDWLCVVCKKGYYTLFYECHKCPHSTILLLMFSVITLLVVLIGALTFKYQTMLRQKYDKLNIKSVSMYVKIAINYYQIIGILSVRRNDLSKTIGGNLFIYLDIVGYINLLSPRCIFYGFAWNAYKQAVLSICVPVVIILFGCVAVIIVTIKRKRNVDFPVTNGLVCFVVLLLLYFTYANTCSGIMAIGPWAYRTFNVTHDGSCTRTMLKMDYSIIISNDTGTNAYLILCYFSFLYVIGFPVSIGCILYYVRRRRRPPPFGRYHSYQQLLSTDCSNIGGENNEEHAFNNDAIVQDILNSIDYEQTEQQNQQHDQKQRCQWPQQHQKQEHHLSFFYVEYTPRCWFWEVLEIFTKAALALIVNYENYSDIDIAYSVLVIVCLILLHIHFRPIKNKFAQRFQITTLVYVVLNLSVKSILSREGIGRTSETVTSGVLTCINASVVVIAVVVFVQTFFGGLIRKKFASVIISCFCDPKQA, from the exons ATGCTTACCGAAATTTCACCAGCCGTTAGCATGTGTACAATTACACAATT AATGCTCAATTTCAACAGCATTGAAACACTGGGAACAGGCAAAATTGGTACCAATGCAACCGAAGAAGTCATGTTGTCTCAAAACAATATTTCAAGCATTGGAAAGGCGAATTTCAAGGGAATGACAAAGCTGAAAGTCTT aatgaTAGCCCATAATAACATCAGTAGTATTGATGACTATGCGTTTGATGACTCCAACCTGTCTGCAAT ATATCTTTACGGCAATCAATTAAGTAATATTTCGCAATTTGCTTTCAAGATgacagaagaaaaacaacaagCATATCT GTATATACACGACAACCCAATATATACAATTGATGAGGACAGTTTTGCAAGTTTTACAATAGTTTACCTATCTTGTGAACAGCTACACAAGTTGCCAAATTCGGTTGGCCAGAATGTTATAGC GACCTGTGCATATGATGGAATCAATATTACACTAGAGGGACTCTCCAACGCTAAACATGAAAAACAATCGATAATATATATCAGCGGCATTGAATGTCCCGGCGATGATCAAACAGAGTGTACGTTCTGCCAAAGGGGCACGTTTGGAAATAAAGATGAACATGCCGTGTGTCTGAAATGCCCACCAG GCGGATACTATCAAGATATGCTTGGCTTTGTAAAAACAGGAAATTACACAACTGACTGCAAACGATGTCCAAATGGAACATTTTCTACAGAAGCCGGGGCATCGTCAATGAGTAATTGCTTAGCTTGTCCTCTGGGTACTCAAACCGACTCTTGCGCTGGCCTAAACGCTTGCGACTGCAGTTCGATGTTCCATCGATTTGAAAGATTTGGGGAATGTATTCCGTGTCCTTCAGAAGGAGTAGATTGTTCTGGTGGATATCAACAACTACAGAATGGATACTGGTGGAGTTGGAACTTCACCAACAGCATTTTTTATGGTAACCATTCTGGAAGTCCTGCTGCTGAGTATGATGAGTTTATAAATGGGCTAAACAACAGCACATTCGATGTATCCTATCCAGAAGAGCTTAAGAACGTCAAATACAACGGCTCCATTCCATCTGTGCACAGATGTCCCCGTCCTAAAAGCTGCATATCTAACGGGACATTGGCCGCGTGTGCTGAAGGCTACGAAGACTGGCTATGTGTCGTGTGCAAAAAAGGttattacacattattttacGAATGTCACAAGTGTCCTCATTCTACCATCCTTCTTTTGATGTTCAGTGTCATCACACTACTCGTTGTTTTGATTGGAGCATTAACTTTCAAATATCAAACTATGTTGCGTCAAAAATATGATAAACTGAATATAAAATCTGTAAGTATGTACGTTAAAATTGccattaattattatcaaattattggAATTTTGTCAGTCAGAAGAAACGatttatctaaaacaataggcGGGAATTTATTCATCTATTTGGATATTGTAGGCTACATAAATCTGCTCAGCCCAAGATGTATTTTTTACGGATTCGCCTGGAATGCATACAAGCAAGCAGTGCTATCAATATGTGTTCCTGTTGTTATTATACTCTTTGGATGCGTCGCTGTGATTATCGTCACCATAAAACGAAAACGAAATGTTGATTTTCCAGTTACCAATGGTTTGGTGTGCTTTGTCGTGTTGCTACTTCTCTACTTTACCTATGCAAACACATGTTCGGGAATCATGGCTATAGGACCGTGGGCGTATCGTACGTTTAACGTGACGCACGACGGAAGTTGCACGCGGACGATGTTGAAAATGGATTATTCCATTATCATATCCAATGACACAGGCACAAATGCCTACCTAATACtttgttatttttcttttctgtacGTGATTGGTTTTCCGGTTTCGATCGGGTGCATTCTATATTATGTTCGCCGACGTCGCCGACCTCCTCCTTTTGGTAGATATCATAGTTATCAACAGCTACTGAGCACAGACTGTTCCAATATTGGTGGAGAGAACAATGAAGAACATGCATTTAATAACGATGCCATTGTGCAAGATATCTTAAACTCTATCGATTATGAGCAGACAGAGCAGCAAAATCAACAGCATGATCAGAAACAGCGATGTCAATGGCCGCAGCAGCACCAAAAGCAAGAACACCATCTGTCGTTCTTTTACGTCGAGTACACTCCGCGCTGTTGGTTCTGGGAAGTTCTTGAGATATTTACAAAAGCAGCTCTAGCGCTGATTGTCAATTACGAAAACTATTCAGACATTGATATAGCGTACTCTGTACTGGTGATCGTTTGCCTCATTCTTCTCCATATCCACTTTAGACCAATCAAGAACAAATTTGCACAACGATTTCAGATCACTACATTGGTCTATGTCGTTCTAAACTTGTCGGTGAAATCAATTTTGAGTAGGGAAGGCATTGGCAGAACCAGCGAAACCGTGACCTCTGGCGTGTTGACCTGTATCAATGCTTCTGTCGTTGTTATTGCCGTCG TGGTGTTCGTCCAAACGTTTTTCGGAGGTTTAATTCGAAAGAAATTTGCTTCAGTCATCATTTCATGCTTTTGCGATCCAAAACAAGCATGA
- the LOC140043593 gene encoding uncharacterized protein yields the protein MFKGSGLLRAINFNSNPIEEIEHGSFRGVHINTLRLSHNCLETLLTDAFTLNQIASLYIFLDHGQLNSLPYRAFDNCPVDTSIFMDDCKLTRIDKGVFDGCSTIGTLSLQNNQISYIDDEAFDSVCIIHGL from the exons ATGTTTAAAGGATCAGGACTGTTACGTGCCAT taattttaattCGAACCCGATAGAAGAAATTGAACACGGTTCATTTAGAGGGGTACATATAAATACTCT GAGATTATCGCACAACTGTTTAGAGACTTTGCTGACGGATGCTTTCACGTTGAATCAAATTGCCTCACTATACAT ttTTTTAGATCATGGGCAATTAAATAGTTTACCATACAGAGCATTTGACAACTGTCCAGTCGACACATCAAT CTTCATGGATGACTGTAAATTGACAAGAATCGATAAAGGCGTTTTTGATGGATGCAGTACTATCGGCACCTT atCATTGCAAAATAACCAGATTTCATATATTGACGATGAAGCATTTGACAGTGTATGCATTATACATGGATTGTGA
- the LOC140044618 gene encoding uncharacterized protein isoform X1, with amino-acid sequence MADASNPTSSPSNSTQLPVSVILVIAIGAYMVVIAALLVLRQFIVARGSCTECSPCGKDDGSFQCCDCWVSLAESCNCCAYPNRRSCLDSVCGPPSNRCTLTRCLSCDSCQNDECCGPDSGCNCGGCNFACHAPECECAEIDCLCFKIQLTT; translated from the exons ATGGCGGATGCATCG aatCCTACATCAAGTCCATCAAATAGTACCCAGCTTCCGGTGTCTGTTATTCTTGTAATAGCCATTGGTGCCTACATGGTTGTAATAGCAGCTCTTTTAGTGCTAAGGCAATTTATCGTT GCTAGAGGAAGCTGCACAGAGTGTTCGCCTTGTGGTAAAGATGATGGGTCATTTCAATGCTGTGACTGCTGGGTTAGCCTTGCAGAGTCCTGTAATTGCTGTGCTTACCCAAATAGAAGGAGCTGTTTAGATTCTGTTTGTGGACCACCATCAAAT CGCTGCACGTTAACAAGATGTCTATCATGCGATTCTTGTCAAAATGATGAATGTTGTGGTCCAGATTCCGGTTGCAat tgtGGTGGGTGCAACTTCGCATGTCATGCTCCGGAGTGCGAGTGTGCGGAAATTGATTGCTTGTGCTTTAAGATACAACTGACAACCTGA
- the LOC140044618 gene encoding uncharacterized protein isoform X2, with product MADASNPTSSPSNSTQLPVSVILVIAIGAYMVVIAALLVLRQFIVARGSCTECSPCGKDDGSFQCCDCWVSLAESCNCCAYPNRRSCLDSVCGPPSNRCTLTRCLSCDSCQNDECCGPDSGCNIQF from the exons ATGGCGGATGCATCG aatCCTACATCAAGTCCATCAAATAGTACCCAGCTTCCGGTGTCTGTTATTCTTGTAATAGCCATTGGTGCCTACATGGTTGTAATAGCAGCTCTTTTAGTGCTAAGGCAATTTATCGTT GCTAGAGGAAGCTGCACAGAGTGTTCGCCTTGTGGTAAAGATGATGGGTCATTTCAATGCTGTGACTGCTGGGTTAGCCTTGCAGAGTCCTGTAATTGCTGTGCTTACCCAAATAGAAGGAGCTGTTTAGATTCTGTTTGTGGACCACCATCAAAT CGCTGCACGTTAACAAGATGTCTATCATGCGATTCTTGTCAAAATGATGAATGTTGTGGTCCAGATTCCGGTTGCAat ATTCAATTTTAG